A part of bacterium genomic DNA contains:
- a CDS encoding ABC transporter permease: MLAFILRRFAQSIVVMLVVALISFTLFRFVGDPVASIVGQEASVADREALRERL; the protein is encoded by the coding sequence ATGCTGGCCTTCATCCTCAGGCGCTTCGCGCAATCGATCGTCGTGATGCTCGTTGTCGCGCTGATCTCGTTCACCCTGTTCCGCTTCGTGGGCGACCCGGTCGCCAGCATCGTGGGGCAGGAGGCGAGCGTGGCGGACCGTGAGGCCCTGCGCGAGAGGCTGG